Proteins found in one Triticum urartu cultivar G1812 chromosome 4, Tu2.1, whole genome shotgun sequence genomic segment:
- the LOC125554236 gene encoding carotenoid 9,10(9',10')-cleavage dioxygenase 1-like, producing the protein MHGAESKCMHAGSNPLFGALHSSSSIFGKSHDIWVEGEGMLHAVYFTKSNNNTWSIKYTNRYVQSDTFRVEKGLKKPCFLPATDGDPLAMLIAGTLNTLRFGKAFKNMSNTSVFEHAGRVFSAAENDNPHEIDLYSLGTLGSWNVDGGWKMPFTAHPKVISGTGELVIFGFNVDAPFLTVGVVSADGKKLQQKVALELDRCTYCHEIGVTTMYNIILDAPLTINKERMLKGAPLIEFEKDSYARIGVMPRYGDANSITWFYVQSFCTIHLVNYFEEDDEVVVRGFHVPGSIILGPRINSNQGLTEECFSRLYEWRLNLKTRTAIGKYLTGKEVALEFPVINDKYVGLPHKYAYAQVADSPANLAGGPGIVRPKFGGFAKICLDEKEDATTKNKGREDLIKVKYHHLDRNQFCSGATFVPKVNGTNEDDGWIVSFVHDEGTNKSKVHIINAQTFEYEPIAKITLPQRVPYGFHGAFISKST; encoded by the exons ATGCATGGAGCAGAATCAAAATGCATGCATGCAGGTTCAAACCCTCTCTTTGGAGCCCTCCACTCGTCAAGCTCTATCTTTGGCAAGTCCCACGACATTTGGGTCGAAGGAGAAGGCATGCTCCACGCCGTGTACTTCACCAAGAGCAACAACAACACATGGTCAATCAAGTACACCAACCGCTACGTGCAGTCCGATACATTTAGGGTTGAGAAAGGACTGAAGAAACCATGCTTCCTCCCTGCCACTGACGGTGACCCTCTTGCGATGCTCATAGCGGGTACCCTTAATACT CTGAGGTTCGGAAAGGCTTTCAAGAACATGAGCAACACCAGCGTGTTTGAGCATGCTGGGAGAGTCTTCTCAGCAGCAGAAAATGATAACCCCCATGAGATTGACTTGTATAGTCTTGGCACACTGGGTAGCTGGAATGTTGATGGAGGATGGAAGATGCCATTCACTGCGCACCCCAAG GTAATCTCTGGAACAGGAGAGTTGGTTATCTTCGGGTTCAACGTGGATGCGCCTTTTCTAACGGTTGGAGTTGTCTCAG CCGACGGGAAGAAACTACAGCAGAAGGTTGCTCTCGAGTTAGATAGATGCACATATTGTCACGAAATAGGAGTCACTACAAT GTACAACATTATCTTAGATGCTCCACTTACAATCAACAAGGAAAGGATGCTAAAAGGTGCTCC GTTGATTGAATTTGAAAAGGATAGCTATGCAAGAATAGGTGTTATGCCCCGTTATGGCGATGCAAACTCGATAACATGGTTTTACGTACAATCATTCTGCACGATCCATCTTGTCAACTACtttgaagaagatgatgag GTCGTTGTGAGAGGATTTCATGTGCCAGGTTCTATCATTTTGGGGCCAAGGATAAACTCCAATCAAGGACTAACCGAGGAATGTTTTTCTCGCTTGTATGAGTGGAGACTAAACTTGAAAACAAGGACAGCTATAGGCAAATACTTAACTGGAAAAGAGGTTGCCCTGGAATTCCCAGTAATCAATGACAAGTATGTTGGCTTGCCTCACAAGTATGCATATGCACAAGTGGCAGATTCTCCGGCAAATTTGGCAGGTGGTCCCGGAATAG TACGACCAAAATTCGGAGGTTTTGCAAAAATTTGTCTTGATGAGAAAGAGGACGCAACCACCAAG AACAAAGGCAGAGAAGACCTCATAAAAGTGAAGTATCATCACCTTGACAGAAATCAATTCTGCTCTGGAGCAACTTTTGTGCCAAAGGTCAATGGTACAAACGAAGACGATGGCTGGATAGTTTCGTTTGTGCATGATGAGGGGACAAATAAATCTAAA GTGCACATCATCAACGCACAAACATTTGAGTATGAGCCTATTGCCAAGATAACACTGCCGCAAAGAGTGCCATATGGTTTTCATGGAGCATTTATATCAAAAAGTACATGA